In Saccharolobus solfataricus, a genomic segment contains:
- a CDS encoding 30S ribosomal protein S7, whose product MSLENLQLDIKVFGKWDTKVEIRDPSLKKYISLMPVYLPHTGGRHEHRRFGKAKVPIVERLINQIMRPGRNKGKKHLAYNIVKLAFDIIYLKTGQNPIQVLVRAIENSAPREEVTRIMYGGIVYYVAVDVSPQRRIDLALRHIATGAKDASFNNPKPIEEVLAEEIIAAANNDSKSFAIKRKEEIERIALSSR is encoded by the coding sequence ATGTCCTTAGAGAACTTACAATTAGACATCAAAGTGTTTGGTAAGTGGGATACTAAAGTTGAAATCAGAGATCCTAGCTTAAAGAAGTACATTTCTCTAATGCCAGTTTATTTGCCACACACTGGGGGTAGGCATGAACATAGGAGATTTGGTAAGGCTAAAGTTCCAATAGTTGAAAGGCTAATAAATCAAATAATGAGACCTGGTAGAAATAAAGGAAAAAAACACTTAGCATATAATATTGTTAAATTAGCATTCGACATAATTTATTTAAAGACTGGTCAAAACCCAATCCAAGTATTAGTTAGAGCCATAGAGAATAGCGCACCTAGAGAAGAAGTTACTAGAATTATGTACGGTGGTATAGTGTATTACGTCGCAGTAGACGTATCTCCACAAAGAAGAATAGACTTAGCCTTAAGGCATATAGCTACCGGTGCTAAGGATGCATCGTTCAATAATCCAAAACCTATTGAGGAAGTTTTAGCAGAAGAAATAATTGCTGCAGCAAACAATGACTCTAAGAGTTTTGCAATTAAAAGAAAAGAAGAGATAGAAAGAATAGCCTTAAGTTCAAGGTAA
- the tuf gene encoding translation elongation factor EF-1 subunit alpha: protein MSQKPHLNLIVIGHIDHGKSTLVGRLLMDRGFIDEKTVKEAEEAAKKLGKESEKFAFLLDRLKEERERGVTINLTFMRFETKKYFFTIIDAPGHRDFVKNMITGASQADAAILVVSAKKGEYEAGMSVEGQTREHIILAKTMGLDQLIVAVNKMDLTEPPYDEKRYKEIVDQVSKFMRSYGFNTNKVRFVPVVAPAGDNITHRSENMKWYNGPTLEEYLDQLELPPKPVDKPLRIPIQDVYSISGVGTVPVGRVESGVLKVGDKIVFMPAGKVGEVRSIETHHTKMDKAEPGDNIGFNVRGVEKKDIKRGDVVGHPNNPPTVADEFTARIIVVWHPTALANGYTPVIHVHTASVACRVSELVSKLDPRTGQEAEKNPQFLKQGDVAIVKFKPIKPLCVEKYNEFPPLGRFAMRDMGKTVGVGIIVDVKPAKVEIK, encoded by the coding sequence ATGTCTCAAAAGCCTCACCTTAATTTAATAGTAATAGGTCATATCGATCATGGTAAAAGCACACTAGTGGGAAGACTACTAATGGATAGAGGTTTCATAGATGAAAAAACAGTGAAGGAAGCAGAAGAAGCTGCTAAAAAATTAGGTAAAGAATCTGAAAAGTTCGCATTTCTACTAGATAGACTAAAAGAAGAAAGAGAAAGAGGTGTAACAATAAATCTAACATTCATGAGATTTGAAACTAAAAAGTACTTCTTTACAATAATTGATGCTCCCGGTCATAGAGACTTCGTAAAGAACATGATAACTGGTGCTAGCCAAGCAGATGCCGCAATTCTAGTGGTTTCAGCTAAGAAGGGTGAATATGAAGCTGGAATGAGCGTAGAAGGACAAACAAGAGAGCATATAATTCTAGCCAAGACCATGGGTTTAGATCAATTAATAGTTGCAGTAAACAAAATGGACTTAACAGAGCCACCATATGATGAAAAACGTTATAAGGAGATTGTTGACCAAGTCAGTAAATTTATGAGAAGTTATGGATTTAATACAAATAAGGTTAGATTTGTACCAGTAGTTGCACCTGCAGGCGATAACATAACTCATAGATCAGAAAATATGAAATGGTATAACGGTCCTACCTTAGAAGAATATTTAGATCAGTTAGAATTACCACCAAAACCAGTAGATAAACCATTAAGAATTCCAATTCAAGACGTCTACTCAATCTCTGGAGTAGGTACTGTACCGGTAGGTAGAGTAGAAAGCGGAGTGTTAAAGGTAGGTGATAAGATAGTATTCATGCCAGCAGGCAAAGTAGGTGAAGTTAGGTCAATAGAAACTCACCACACTAAGATGGATAAAGCGGAGCCAGGTGACAATATTGGATTTAACGTTAGAGGTGTTGAAAAGAAAGATATAAAAAGAGGAGATGTTGTAGGTCATCCGAATAATCCACCTACTGTTGCTGATGAATTCACTGCAAGAATAATAGTAGTATGGCATCCTACGGCCTTGGCAAATGGCTATACACCAGTGATTCACGTTCATACTGCGAGTGTGGCATGCAGAGTTTCAGAATTAGTATCAAAACTAGATCCAAGAACTGGTCAAGAAGCAGAAAAGAATCCACAGTTCTTGAAACAAGGAGATGTAGCGATAGTCAAATTCAAACCAATTAAGCCACTATGCGTAGAGAAGTATAATGAGTTCCCACCACTAGGCAGATTCGCGATGAGGGATATGGGTAAGACTGTTGGAGTAGGAATAATTGTTGATGTAAAACCAGCCAAAGTAGAAATTAAATAA